Proteins encoded together in one Streptomyces sp. NA04227 window:
- a CDS encoding ABC transporter ATP-binding protein, protein MTDGNGRQTTKDPEGQLAPGRERGRDREDHDHDHGHDRGRDCGPAHARDPAEGHDDAGGRAHDQDHDEGDRPPLSPSPAAAAPPPAEITFEGKFGKNPLAEAGSFRALCARLPSVLRETATMAWRTDRRAVVLLLVCQVLTGVAAAVLLAFTAEAMRPILGAGPVSDRLHEALPALLVVVAAAGTGRLATLFATYADGRITPPLTTAADLALVEAVCRVEVSAYAEDGFADRQEAAEMGVVRTHLMVKDAQRFLASLIRMVAAGGVLAVLHPLMLPLLALAVLPAGVSAALSARVDYETHYANLGDRNVRSMMRWWTTTARYADEVRANGMTDYLVFWYRSLSARIDRRTLTVPRRTLRIALAGSLVSGLFLIGTWATLLWLAVSGRVELAVAATAVVAVQTTLAALGQLVMQGAAMFHTSLYLADMRGFLDFAAERSTRRGELAVPSRPEEIRLDKVVYRYPNKEAPALDGVSLGLRRGEIVAVVGENGSGKSTLTRLVTGLTVPSQGRVSWDGVDLAAADPHSVWAGTGLVPQDFARWPLRVSENVHLGQPRHGSSGDGEGGGGGPADDDPVWDALDKVGMRTVVEELPHGLDTLLARELWGGVELSGGQWQRLACSRLFHRRPGVLVLDEPTSEMDARGEHAIFNALKTLAADRITLVVTHRIENTRMADRILVMDGGRIVEQGTYEQLVAGGGLFAELHTLSLDR, encoded by the coding sequence CCGCCGAGGGCCACGACGACGCCGGAGGGCGGGCCCACGACCAGGACCACGACGAGGGTGACCGACCACCCTTGTCGCCGTCTCCCGCTGCCGCCGCTCCCCCACCCGCCGAGATCACCTTCGAGGGGAAGTTCGGCAAGAACCCACTGGCGGAGGCGGGTTCGTTCCGGGCGTTGTGCGCGCGGCTGCCGTCCGTGCTGCGCGAGACGGCGACGATGGCCTGGCGCACGGACCGCAGAGCGGTGGTCCTGCTCCTGGTCTGCCAGGTCCTGACCGGTGTCGCCGCGGCCGTACTGCTGGCCTTCACCGCCGAGGCGATGCGGCCGATCCTGGGCGCGGGCCCGGTCTCCGACCGGCTGCACGAGGCGCTGCCCGCCCTGCTCGTCGTGGTGGCGGCGGCCGGGACGGGACGGCTCGCGACCTTATTCGCCACGTACGCGGACGGGCGCATCACCCCGCCGCTGACCACGGCAGCCGATCTCGCCCTGGTGGAGGCCGTGTGCCGGGTGGAGGTCTCGGCGTACGCGGAGGACGGTTTCGCGGACCGTCAGGAAGCCGCCGAGATGGGCGTGGTCCGTACCCACCTCATGGTCAAGGACGCCCAGCGGTTCCTGGCCTCACTGATCAGGATGGTCGCGGCGGGCGGCGTCCTGGCCGTGCTGCATCCGCTGATGCTGCCGCTGCTCGCCCTCGCGGTACTGCCCGCGGGCGTCAGCGCCGCCCTGTCGGCCCGGGTGGACTACGAGACCCACTACGCCAACCTCGGCGACCGCAACGTGCGCTCGATGATGCGCTGGTGGACGACCACGGCCCGGTACGCCGACGAGGTACGAGCCAACGGCATGACCGACTACCTGGTGTTCTGGTACCGCTCCCTGTCCGCGCGGATCGACCGGCGCACCCTCACGGTGCCGCGCCGCACCCTGCGGATCGCACTCGCCGGTTCCCTGGTGAGCGGCCTTTTCCTGATCGGCACCTGGGCCACCCTGCTGTGGCTCGCGGTGTCCGGACGGGTGGAACTCGCCGTCGCGGCGACCGCCGTGGTGGCCGTGCAGACCACCCTCGCCGCACTGGGGCAACTGGTGATGCAGGGCGCCGCGATGTTCCACACCAGCCTCTACCTCGCGGACATGCGCGGCTTCCTCGACTTCGCGGCCGAACGCTCCACCCGGCGCGGCGAGTTGGCGGTGCCCTCGCGGCCCGAGGAGATCCGCCTCGACAAGGTGGTGTACCGCTACCCGAACAAGGAGGCCCCCGCCCTCGACGGGGTCAGCCTCGGTCTGCGCCGGGGCGAGATCGTCGCCGTGGTCGGCGAGAACGGCTCGGGCAAGTCCACCCTGACCAGGCTGGTGACCGGACTCACCGTGCCCTCCCAGGGCCGGGTGAGCTGGGACGGCGTCGACCTGGCGGCGGCGGACCCGCACTCGGTGTGGGCGGGCACCGGTCTGGTGCCACAGGACTTCGCCCGCTGGCCGCTGCGCGTCTCGGAGAACGTCCATCTCGGGCAGCCGCGGCACGGGAGCAGCGGTGACGGCGAGGGTGGCGGAGGCGGCCCCGCGGACGACGACCCGGTGTGGGACGCCCTGGACAAGGTGGGCATGCGGACCGTAGTCGAGGAGCTCCCGCACGGCCTGGACACCCTGCTCGCACGGGAGTTGTGGGGCGGCGTGGAGTTGTCGGGCGGCCAGTGGCAGCGGCTCGCCTGCTCGCGCCTGTTCCACCGGCGGCCCGGGGTCCTCGTCCTGGACGAGCCCACCTCGGAGATGGACGCACGCGGGGAGCACGCGATCTTCAACGCCCTGAAGACCCTGGCCGCCGACCGCATCACCCTGGTCGTCACCCACCGCATCGAGAACACCAGGATGGCCGACCGCATCCTGGTGATGGACGGCGGCCGGATCGTGGAGCAGGGCACCTACGAGCAACTCGTGGCGGGAGGTGGCCTGTTCGCGGAGCTGCACACCTTGTCGCTGGACCGCTGA